CTCGATCATTGATCTGCTCTGTAATCCACGCCGTTGGAATGCCGTTGCGGTACGTCACCGCACTTAGGATCGTCAGCTTCATAGGATCCTGATTGTTAATGCCGATCCCAAAGATGTTGTCGCGTGCAATCACACCGTAGTCTCGCAACTGATCAGACGCCAGGTTGCCTGACGTGCCTTTGGGAAGCGACTTTCTTTTGGCGCCCGGCACCACCAACGCTTCGACGCTCATTGACCAATCGAACTGGCCTGACGTCGAAACGGGACTAAGCCGCAGATTGACAATGCGATGCAGTTGAGCCGAATTTTCGATCTGAAAAAGAGCGGTCGTAATTTGCGGCAAAGTTCCTCGCGCCTGCACGTTGAAAGGCATGGACCGATACAAGCCGCGACGATTGGCGGGCGAACCGGAATCCACCGTCGCACTTCTTAACTTTGCGGACCGAACTGTTTCCAGCAGCCAGTTTCGGTACAGCGATCGAGCCGTTTCCGTATCGGATGGCAGCGACATCTTTTGCCACGCCACAATCTTCTGACCGGCTTCACGGCTCTCGGCCAACAAGGCTTCGCGCTTTTTGATGTTCTCACGCAGTTCGTTGTTCTCGCCATTCAACTGCCGCAGCGGGCCCTGAATCATGGACGACAGCACGTAGTCGCCCGCGCGAGCGACGCCCATTAGAATCAGCAACCCAAGCAGAATTTGTTGTCGCTCCAGCTTCATCGCTGACCTCCCGAAGCTGTGGCCTTGATACTCTTGCTGCTGCCGGTCGGCGCCTTAGCAGTCTTCGGGGCGGGACCTTTTGTTAAAGCTTTCGAAGTCGTCTTGCTGGCTGCCTTAACGGACGCAGCAGCCGCCACTTCGCTGGGTTCGGCCGTGCGATGGCTGGTGTACTTGTCTTTGCTGCGACTTTTCAACGGCATCGTGGTTTGAAAACTCCAGAGACTCTTCTTGCCGTCTTTGATCTCTCGAATGCCTGGCGTTTTGGGTGCGTGCCAGGAATCGCGGAGTTGTTCTTCCATTTTGCGAATCACATCGGGACTCTGGCTGATTCCTCGAAACGAAACCGTGTAGCCAGAGCCAGACGCTGCACCGGAGAACTGCTGCAGAACCAGTTCCGGACTGGAAGGCGTGCGAATGGTGATGTCGCGAAGTTCGTCCAGCCAGTTCAGGCGACTCTTTTCCCAGGCCGCCAGTACTTTGGCCAGGTTGCGTTTGGAACGCGTTTCTTTCACAAGTTCATCCAGTTCACGCAGCCGTGCCTTCAACACAACATTTTCTGCCGTCGCGTCAGCAAACTGCATATGAACGTAGTACCAGCCGACGCCGATCAAGACGGCTGCTGCAGCCACAGTGGCCAAAATGCGATTACGTTTTTGAGTGGCTTTGGGCGGACGTTTGGGATGCAGGAAGTCGACTGGCGGGGGCTGCCCCATCGCCGTTAGCTTTAGAGTCGCCACCAAAGGAGCGTAAGCGCTTAACGAAGCATCACCGGCCTCGCCTTCGACCAGCGAACGCATCGACTTTCGATCAACCCCAATGCCCAGTTGATCCGTAAGAGCCGCGACCAGGGCGGACGATTCCAGTTCGGAACCAATCACGACCACGTGACCGATTTCGATGTCCGGTCCGTCGACCGATTCGGCCGTGAGCAGTGTTCGAGAAACTTCGACGGCAATATACTCGGCTTCCTCATCGCCCTTCATTGCCGGAGCCAGCCGCAGACTTCGCGACATGACGGGAAGCTGGCGGTGCGTGACCAACATGTGAGCCGACTGATGCCCTTTACTGATGAGCAGCGTCGCCGACGAATCGTCTTCGTCTGGTGGAGGAGCAAACAGCGACAGTGAGTGAGTGACCACAACTACGCTGGCTTGAGCACATCCGGATTCGGTTGCAAGCCGCTGAACCAGTTGCTGATCTGCTTCGGCCAGTGCCATAGCGTTTACGGTGCGACGACCTTCGTCGGTTTCCGGAAAAGCGATGAAGTCAATTACACTGTCTTCCGTCATTCCCGGCAACTGTCTTAACGCCATGTTGCGGACGATCGCCGGAAGTTCAGCGTCACTCGCCGGCGGAACAGCAAACGTCGCCGAATCGACCATTGCTCGATTCACACACAGCAGCAGCCGAGCCTTCGATGCTTTGAGTTCCTTCACCAAAGCGACAAGACATGCGACCGGATCTGTTTCCGCAGATGCCGCTGCGGGCGCGGCATCTTCTGCCGTGCTGGCATCCGTAGAATCATCCGACGCAGAAGGCAGCGCGGTCGGGCGCTCTCCTGACTGAATGACGCGCAGGACGCCATTCTTGCCTGATTCGCCGTAGACGAATCGCAGTGAGAACGGGTTCCAGCTGACAGCGAGTAGTTTGCTCATGAAAAATATCAGAATTCCGCGACGGCGGTTTCTAAACGACCAATCGATAAAGAAAGACCTAATTCAGATCGATCAAGCCAGTCTAGTCTTCGAGGAGATTCGTTGGCAGCATCGATCGTGACTTTTCGCCGCAGCACGGGGCCTCCGACCGGACGATAAACGATGATTTCGCCTGTATGGACATTGCCGCCCGTTGTCAGGTGCCGATAGATACGCCGGTACGTCGGGAGATCGACGATTTGGCGAGTCAGCAGCCACAATGTTGACTGCCGTTCAGCCTGGTCAATACTTTCTCGTTGTCGAACCAGTTGCGACGCGGCGGCCGGGTCGTCGATGAGTGCTCGCAGAACGGCCTCCGATGCATGGTTGATATTGATTCGGCCGGTGACGACATCTGTCGATTCCGTCGTCAGTCGATCCTCCAGCAATGCAAACGTCGCCAGTGACGAAGGTTCGTCCGATCGCAGTGGACTGTTCACCAGCTGCCCTCCAACGGATGGCGGCAACTGTACGGAAGAATCGACAAGGTCGCTCAGATTAGTGATTGGTAGCGACGGCGACGCAGAGGCGTGGCTTCGCAATTCCGGCGAATTCGTACTGATGGTCAGCGGTGGGACACCGGGCGAAGTGGAAAAAGAAATCCCAAACAGACGGGCCAACACCACATAACGAGCAACGTCTTCGGGAAGAAAAGCCTGCAACCGTGATTCCAGTTCCTGCAGGTCGCTTGCCGTCACCGCCGCTGTGTCGCCGTTCAATCGCAGCCGCATTTCTCCGCTTGAGTCGCTGTTGCGTTCGGCAGATACCACCGTCAGATGCTGATGCCAGCCGTCGGCTTCAGTTTGATCTGTTGAAGCGTCTCCCGTTTGAACTTCCGAACGACCACTTCCGTAAAACGCGGTTCGTGATACACCCTTGACGAAAAGAAGTTCCTCCAAGCTTTCGGGGACAGAGTTACGAACACGATACGGACGGTCCAGCCTCAGATAGTATTCGGATTCTGCGCCGAATTCGCGAACGTCATCGTCAGCATCGATCCAGTCCAGAATGCCGTCGGCCGCTTCGTCTGTCATGCCGGGAATCTGCAACAGTGCGCGGCGGCCCCTGCCCGGTTCTTCGAAATCCCACTGCAACACAGTCGCCAGGTGCAGACGCGACGATTCGTTTTGAAGACCAAACTGGATTGGCGAATTCTGCAGGTTGGTTTCGTCGAACTCACTGCTCAGCTGTTCCAATCCCGAATCTGCCGCGGCAGCCAGATCTACGTCAGGCATGTCTGCCACCACGGCGAACCGCCACATTATATCGAAGTCGGTCGAACGGTTTTCTGACGCTTCACTCAGGCCGTCCGCATTCGCAGTCGGCAGGTCTGTAAACGTAAGCGTCTTCGCCTGAAACAGGTGCGGCGCGTTTTGCAGCCTTGGAACCTGAGCAGGAAACTTCGCCCGTTGTTCGCAGATTGTCAGCAGATAGCTTTCCGCACTAAACAGCATCTGTTGCCCCTGCAGCAGGTCGCCGTTGATTCGTGCCGCTTCGTATTCGGTCGTCATTTCGGCCAGAAAGCCAAAGCCTGCCAATGCGATCATGACGACCAAAACCAGCACGACAATCAAAACGACGCCGTGTCGATCAGCCTGCCGCGAGCTTCTGAAAAATCGTTTCATCGAAACGATCCCTCCATGCCACCCGCCAATGCGCTGACCGGACTGTGGACAGCATCAAGCAAAATGGTGCGTTCGAATCGCGTCGCACGGATGACCGTTGCGGACTCGTCCGCACCAGCTTCCGACAGCGTCGAAGCATCAGCGACTGAACCATCGCCGGTTCGCGCAGCGAACGGGTCAGCGTCGGGACCGGGCGGGTTCAGAAGGTCCATCTGCTGAACATCGGTGCCGGAAACCACATCCAGGGATACTCGCACAGCGACTGGCAGACGGGACTCTTCATTCGCCGACCAATAGCCCTGCCAGGTCTGCCCGTTGAAGTATTCGAACTGACAGTCCACAACTTCCGGAATTCGTTCGAAGCTAACAGCGGGCATTTCCGATTCTGTGTCTTCGGCATCATCAGCAAGGGAATCAGCCGCCGGAAACAGCAGAGCTTCCAAGGTCGCTCGCCCGACGCCCACATCATCGGTCGCCATGTTCTGCTCAGCTGTCGATTGTTGAGCGATCAGCGATTGGAACTCAGCCGTGTTCGCCTGCAGCCGATACAAGCCGCTGCTTAGCGAATTCAGACTGTCCGCCCCGCCTGGTGCCTGAAGTTGATAGACAATGGTCTGAAATTCAGGCACGTCAACGGTTTCGTCGTCGGGCACCGGCGAATCGCTGGACAGCGAACCACCACCCAATTCATTCAGCAGGTCCATGTCGGATGGTGGTTCACGAACGGGTACCACAAAGCGTCGCACGCTTAACCGCATCGCGGTGGAGGTTCCAATCAACGAAAGCTGTACGGGCGGGGCCCCGGAAGGGGGTTCGTCGTCAAATGAATCTGCAAAATCCGGAAGACTGAATTCCAGCGTCTCTGAAAGGTCATCAATGGCCGCAGCCACCACAGGCTCTGACGGCGCAATAACTCCGCTCAGGTCTTCGTCGATCAGTTGAAAAACAGAACGCACTAACTGTTGCTGCGTCGTCTGATCTCGCCCCGCCGTCAGCAGGCTGTTGTACAGCGACATAACGCCCCACACTGACGACATCAGCGCCGATACCAGCACCATCGAAATGATCATTTCGATCAGTGTGTAGCCGCGACGTCGACCGATGCGGATGTTTGATTGGCCGGTCATCGGATGTCTCCGAGTAGCCCCGATTCCATGTCCGAAGCTGATTCTTCAGACGGTGAAATCCTGACCCAGCGATTCAACCGAAACGTCGTGGGCCGTGCAATACTGCCTTCCGGTACGACAGATTTCACCACCACCGACAAGAGTGTTAACCCGGGAACTTCGTCAACAGGTTGAGTCAGCACAGAATACGTCCATTGCTGTTCGCTGCGTTGCACAGAAAACAACGCCGCTGCGGAGCTTGCTTCAGCGTTCAAGTCGGTTTCATCCGCGAACGCGGCCGCCGGTTGTAGCTGCGCCTGCTGCACGGGTTCCAGAGGTCTCAGGCCCAGCACAATTTCGTTGAGCGTTTGTTCGCACACGCGCTGAGCCTCGTCGTAGCGCTGTGCTTTCTGGCCAGTCGTGCGGCCCATTCCTGCAAGCCGAGCCAGGACGATGACGCTGCCCATTAAGATGGCGGTCGCCACGATGACTTCAATCAAACTGAAGCCTCGCCGCCGCTGATGTAACGTTGCACGTCGCATCACAGTGACCTCGCCAATGGCACTGAGCCGTCATCGATCGCTGCGGCCATCACGCTGGCTGGCAGGCGAAACGGAGCTGAATAGCTAACCGCCGACGTCAAGCCTCGAAGACTGACCGTAACAGCGAAGTCTCGGCTGCCGATCACCGTCAACGACGCATCCGTGCTGCGCCCGTTGGGGCGAAACGGAATCGGCTCCGACCACGCCGTTACCGAAGAATCCAGCTCCACATTAACATCGACGTCCTGTGCGACGGATGTCTCCTCAGCAACCTGCAGCGCACTTTCGGCGGCCGAAAGAAATCGCACGCCATCCGGCAGCAAACCTTCCCGAACAACCTTACTCACGAACGACGCTGCGTCGGAATCGGCTATGCTCGAATCGGCGGCAGGGCCGGAGTCCAAATCGTTAGCGGATGCGAAGGGCGAGGCGTTTGTTCGCTGAATCTTCCACCGCCGGCCGCCGGATTCGTAGACGAATTCGACGGCCACACCTTCGCGAATCGCCGTCGCTCGTGACTTAGCCAGGCCCGCCTGAAGTTGTCGCCCCGCGGCGCGCAAGCGGCTCTTGTCCAGCGGAGCTCGCATGGCGGGCAGAGTGAGCGCGGCCATTGCGGCCATCACCGCCAGTACGATCATCATTTCGATCAACGTAAACCCACCGCGATGCGGTGAGCTGCACGGTCGAAAGTTAGATCGGACTGACTGGTTCATGGTACTTACCTATTCCAAATCGTCTCCGGCCATATCACCGCCTTCGCCGGCCGTACCATCGCCCGTCCAGCTTACGATGTCGTCGTCCGTGTTTTCCTGAGCATCCGGGCCAAGCGACCAGATGTCCGGGACATTCATTTTGTTATGCGTTGGAGGAAACTCATACCGGTAGCTGTTGCCCCACGGATCTTTGGGGA
This DNA window, taken from Fuerstiella marisgermanici, encodes the following:
- a CDS encoding type II secretion system protein GspK → MKRFFRSSRQADRHGVVLIVVLVLVVMIALAGFGFLAEMTTEYEAARINGDLLQGQQMLFSAESYLLTICEQRAKFPAQVPRLQNAPHLFQAKTLTFTDLPTANADGLSEASENRSTDFDIMWRFAVVADMPDVDLAAAADSGLEQLSSEFDETNLQNSPIQFGLQNESSRLHLATVLQWDFEEPGRGRRALLQIPGMTDEAADGILDWIDADDDVREFGAESEYYLRLDRPYRVRNSVPESLEELLFVKGVSRTAFYGSGRSEVQTGDASTDQTEADGWHQHLTVVSAERNSDSSGEMRLRLNGDTAAVTASDLQELESRLQAFLPEDVARYVVLARLFGISFSTSPGVPPLTISTNSPELRSHASASPSLPITNLSDLVDSSVQLPPSVGGQLVNSPLRSDEPSSLATFALLEDRLTTESTDVVTGRININHASEAVLRALIDDPAAASQLVRQRESIDQAERQSTLWLLTRQIVDLPTYRRIYRHLTTGGNVHTGEIIVYRPVGGPVLRRKVTIDAANESPRRLDWLDRSELGLSLSIGRLETAVAEF
- a CDS encoding prepilin-type N-terminal cleavage/methylation domain-containing protein — translated: MTGQSNIRIGRRRGYTLIEMIISMVLVSALMSSVWGVMSLYNSLLTAGRDQTTQQQLVRSVFQLIDEDLSGVIAPSEPVVAAAIDDLSETLEFSLPDFADSFDDEPPSGAPPVQLSLIGTSTAMRLSVRRFVVPVREPPSDMDLLNELGGGSLSSDSPVPDDETVDVPEFQTIVYQLQAPGGADSLNSLSSGLYRLQANTAEFQSLIAQQSTAEQNMATDDVGVGRATLEALLFPAADSLADDAEDTESEMPAVSFERIPEVVDCQFEYFNGQTWQGYWSANEESRLPVAVRVSLDVVSGTDVQQMDLLNPPGPDADPFAARTGDGSVADASTLSEAGADESATVIRATRFERTILLDAVHSPVSALAGGMEGSFR
- a CDS encoding type IV pilus modification PilV family protein, whose amino-acid sequence is MRRATLHQRRRGFSLIEVIVATAILMGSVIVLARLAGMGRTTGQKAQRYDEAQRVCEQTLNEIVLGLRPLEPVQQAQLQPAAAFADETDLNAEASSAAALFSVQRSEQQWTYSVLTQPVDEVPGLTLLSVVVKSVVPEGSIARPTTFRLNRWVRISPSEESASDMESGLLGDIR
- a CDS encoding pilus assembly FimT family protein, whose product is MNQSVRSNFRPCSSPHRGGFTLIEMMIVLAVMAAMAALTLPAMRAPLDKSRLRAAGRQLQAGLAKSRATAIREGVAVEFVYESGGRRWKIQRTNASPFASANDLDSGPAADSSIADSDAASFVSKVVREGLLPDGVRFLSAAESALQVAEETSVAQDVDVNVELDSSVTAWSEPIPFRPNGRSTDASLTVIGSRDFAVTVSLRGLTSAVSYSAPFRLPASVMAAAIDDGSVPLARSL